The window CAAACCCTTTGCCGCGGCCGAAGGGGTCGAACTGGTCGGCAATATCTCGGCGGCGCTCGGCAGCATCGAAGGCGACGCCGCGCGGCTGTCGCGGCTCGTCGCAGGGCTGCTCGACAACGCGGTCCGCTATACCGCGCCGAGCCGCAAGAAGGGCGGACGCGTGCTGCTCCACGCCGACGGCGATGCCAGGGGCGTCGATATCATCGTGTCCGACAATGGCCCCGGCATGCCCGATGCGGTCGCCGCGGTGACCAAGGGCCAGCAGGCGGGGACCCAGAGCGGCGGCATCGGCCTCGCGCTCGCCCGCCAACTCGTCGCCGCGCACGGCGGCACGATGGAGGTGGTGAGCGAAAAGGGCCAGGGGACGCTGGTCCGCGTAAGTCTGCCGCGCGGCGCATGAGCTTCCGTACCGACTACAGCCTCGCCGAAGCCGAGCGGATCGGTGCGGCGATCGGATTGGCGCTGATCCCCGGCGACGTCGTGCTGTTGTCGGGCGATCTCGGCGCGGGCAAGACGACGCTGGCGCGCGCGATGCTCAAGGCGCGCGGGCTGGCTGGCGAGGCGCCGAGCCCGACCTTTGCGATCGTCCAGCCCTATGCGCCGCCCGAGGTCGACTTGCCGATCGCGCATGTCGATCTCTACCGGATCGAGGACGAGGACGAGCTGATCGAACTCGGCCTCGACGACTATGTTCATGACGGCGCGTTGCTGATCGAATGGCCCGACCGGCTGGGCCAAACGGGCTGGGCCGGTGCGCTGGCACTGACGATTTCCGGAAGCGGCGACGCGCGCGTCTTGACAGCCGCGGTGCCGACGTCTTGGGGGAGCCGATGGCCGCTCCGATGATTCCGCCCCCCCATGCGCCCGCCTTCCTCGCCGCGCATGGCTGGGGCGACGCGCAGATATTGCCGCTTGCTGGCGATGCGTCGTTCCGGCGCTATTTCCGCGTCGTCGGCGAAGGCCGTCAGGCGGTGCTGATGGACGCGCCGCCACAACAGGAAGACTCGCGCCCGTTCATCGCGATCGCCGAATATCTGTGTGAGCAGGGGTTGAATGCGCCGACGATCATCGCGCGCGATCTGGAGCAGGGATTGCTGCTGATCGAGGATTTCGGCGACGTCCGGCTGCGCGAGACGATCGACGCAGCGCCGCAGGACGAGATGGCGCATTATGCCGGGGTGACCGATTTGCTCGTCCATTTGCACGCGCAACCGCCGATGGCGGGCCTGCCGGTGCATGGGCTCGATCAATGGATCGACGAGGTCATGCTGTTCGCCGACTGGTATTGTCCGGCGCTGGACATCGACGTCGATCGCGACGCGTTTCGCGCGGCGTGGGAAGCCGCGCTGCTGCCGGTCGAGAAGGACGGGCTGCCGCGCGTTACCGTGCTGCGCGATTTCCATGCCGAGAATATCATGCTCGTCGCCGGACAGACGGGCGTCGCGCATTACGGCCTGCTCGATTTCCAGGACGCGCTGATCGGCCATCCGGCCTATGATCTGGCCTCGGTGCTCGAGGATGCGCGGCGCGACGTGACCCCGGCGGTCGAGGCGGCGATGCTCGCGCGCTATCAAGGGGCGACCGGGACCGACATCGAGCATGGTTATTGGGCGCTCGCCGCGCAGCGCAACACGCGCATCCTGGGGGTGTTCGTGCGGCTGTGGAAACGCGACGGCAAGCCGGGGTATCGCCAGTTCCAGCCGCGCATGTGGGGTCTGCTCGAACGCGACCTCGCGCACCCGGCGCTCGCCCCGGTGCGGGCATGGTTCGACGAGAATATCCCCGCCGACAAGCGCGCGGCGGCGTGGGAAGAATTCGAGGCATGACCACGAAAATCGAGAGCGCGATGGTGATGGCGGCGGGGCTGGGCAAACGCATGCGTCCGCTCACCGCCACCCGGCCCAAGCCGCTGGTCCGTGTCGCCGGCAAGCCGCTGATCGACCATAGCCTCGACCGGATCGAGGCCGCCGGGATTCCCCACGTAGTGGTCAACGTCCATTATCTAGCCGACGCCCTCGAAGCGCATCTCGCGGCGCAGAAGCGTCCCTTCACCATCGCGATTTCGAACGAGCGCGACCGGCTGCTCGAAACCGGCGGCGGCATGATGAAGGCGCTGCCGCAACTGACCGGCGACCCGATCCTGATCGTCAACAGCGACAATATCTGGACCGACGGGCCGCAGGACAGCATCGCGCAGCTCGCGCGCCACTGGGACGAGGCGCGGATGGACGCGCTGTTGCTGGTGATCCCGCAGGCGAGCGCGACCGGGCATGGCGGGCGCGGTGATTTCCATATGGACCCCAATGGCATGCTGTCGCGGCGCAGGCCGGCGCGGATTGCGCCCTTCGTCTATACCGGCATCCAACTGGTGTCGCGGCGGCTGCTCGTCGATGCGCCCGCGGGGCCGTTTTCGACCAACATCTTCTGGGACCGCGCGATCGCGGCGGGGCGGCTGTTCGGGCTGTCGCACATGGGCCGATGGTTCGACGTCGGCACTCCGGCGAGCATCGCGCCGACCGAAGCCGCGCTGACGGAGGTTTGACCACCGTCCGTTCCCGCTTTCGTCATAGCGCGCACGGCGAAGCAATCCAGAGTTGCATAAACCGCTCTGGATTGCTTCGCTGCGCGCGCAATGACGGGTTTTGACTCTGATGGCTGATGCCAAGCCCACCATCTTCTCGATCCCGGTCCACCGGGCGTTCGCCGATGCGCTCGCCGCCGGGCTGATCGCGCGTTTCGCCGATGGAGCGCTGGGTCTCGCCGAGGGGTTGGTCCTGCTGCCGAGCAATCGCGCGCGCAGCGCGGTGCAGGCGGCGTTCGTGCGCGCGGGCGGGCAAGGCCTGCTGATGCCGCGGCTTGTCGTGATCGGCGATGCCGACCTCGACGAAGAGGTTGCGCTGGCGCTCGACCCGATCGACGAGAGCGGGATCCTGCCGCCCGCGATCGACCCGCTGCGACGGCGACTGATGCTCGCGGCGCTGATCGAGAAGCACCAGCCGGCGGGCGAGGAGGCGATCACCGGCGCGGCGGCGTTCCAGCTCGCCGAAGGGCTGGGGCGGGTGATCGACCAGCTTCATTATGAGGAGGTCGCGCCTGCGCGGCTGGGCGAGATCGCGGCGGTGCTCGGCGACCTCGCGCAGCATTGGCAGGCGTCGTGGGCGCGGCTGCGGCTGCTCGTCGAGCATTGGCCCGCCGAACTCAAGCGCGCGGGGATGATCGACCGCGCCGAGCGGCGCAACCGCCTGCTCGACCGGGTCAGCCACGGCTGGCGCGTCGCGCTGCCGGCGCGCTTCGTCGTCGCGGCGGGGATCACCACCGCCGCGCCGGCGATCGTCCGGCTGCTCCGCACCGTCGCCGACATGGAGCGCGGCATGGTCGTGCTGCCGGGGCTCGACCTCGGCATGGCGGAGGAAGAATGGGAAGCGCTGGGGCCGGTCGCCGCCGACCCCGACAATCCGGCGCGGCCGCTGGAGACGCATCCGCAATATCATCTGAAACTGCTGCTCGGGCGCATGGGCGTTGCGCGCGGCGAGGTGCGGACGTGGGAGGGCGTGTCGGCGTTCGACGGACCCGAGGCGCGCGCCGGTTTCGTGTCCTTGCTCTTCGCGCCCGCCGCCTACACCGCGCGCTGGCAGGACAAGACCGACCTTGGCGCCGAGATCGCTGGGCTGTCGGGCGCGGTGTTCGCCGACGACGGGCAGGAGGCACAGGGCATCGCGCTGATGATGCGCGCCGCGGTCGAGACGCCGGGGCGCACCGCGGCGCTGGTCACCCCCGACCGCGCGCTGGCCGAACGCGTCGCGAGCGCGCTGGCGCGCTGGGACATTGCGGTCGACGACAGCGCGGGGCGGCCGCTGGCGAAGCTGCCGCCGGGAACCTTGCTGCTCGGGCTCGCCGAGCTGGCGGCGCGCTTCGACCCCGTGCGGCTGCTCACGGTGCTCGGCCACCCGCTGGTGCGCAAGGGCGAGGCGCGGCTGGCGTGGCTCGACCAGGTCCGGCGACTCGACCTGCTGCTGCGCGAGCCGGGGCTGACCCCGGGCTGGGACGGCGTGTCGCTACGCCTCGCGCTGCTCACCGCCGACAGCAAGGCGCGCGCCCATGGCGCGGCGGCGGCGTTGCACGACTGGTGGGGCGAGCTGGTCGCGGGGCTGGGCACGCATCTTGCGCCGCTCAGCGCCGGAACCGCGGTACCGCCGACGACCCTGCTCGCGGCGCTGCAGGCGGCGCTCGGCTGGCTGACCGGCGACGCGGTGTGGGCGGGTCCGGCGGGGCGGCAGCTTGCCGACCTGTTCGACCGTTGGGCACTGGCAAAGGGCGCCGGGCCGGCGCTCGTCATGCCGGGCGATTTTCCCGCGATGCTGGCCGACCTGCTCGGCGGCGAAAGCGTAAGGCCGCCTTATGGCGGGCATCCGCGGCTGTTCATCTGGGGGCTGCTTGAGGCGCGGTTGCAGCGCGCCGATGTGATGATCCTCGGCGGCCTCGACGAAGGGCGCTGGCCACAGGCGCTGAGCCCCGATCCCTGGCTCGCGCCGGGCATCCGCCGCCTGCTCGGCCTCGCGGCGCCCGAGCGGCAGCAGGGCATGGCGGCGCACGATTTCGCCGGGGCGCTGGCAGCGCGCAAGGTGGTGGTGACGCGGGCGCAGCGCAGCGGCGGCGACCCGGCGGTCGCCTCGCGCTTCTGGCTGCGGCTGAGCGCGCTCGCGGGCGAATTGCCCGCCGCGCAAATCGGCGGGCAAGTGGTGACGGCGCTGACCGCGCTGCTCGATGTCCCGCCGGGCGATCCGCACCCCGCGCCGCGCCCCGCGGTCGTGCCGCCGCCCGAGGCGCGGCCCGACAAGATCAGCGTCACCGGGGTCGACCAGCTCGCGCACGATCCCTTCGCCTTTTACGCGGCGAAGATCCTGCGGCTGAGCGCGCTCGATCCGCTGAGCCAGGGCCCCGACGCCAAATGGTTCGGGACACGGGTGCACAAGCTGCTCGAGGATTGGCAGCGCGCCGGGATGACCGAGGCCGCGCTGGAGGCGGAGCTCGCGGCGCTCGCTGCCGACCCGGCGCTCGATGCGCTGGCGCGCGCCTTCTGGTTGCCGCGCATCCTGCCGTCGCTGCGCTGGGCGGCGGAGCGGGTGTGGGCCGAGCGAGAGGCGCGCTGGCCGGTCGCGAGCGAGGTCAAGGGCGCGATGGTCGTCGATGGCATCCGGCTGCACGGCAAGGCCGACCGCATCGACCAGCTCGCCGACGGCAGCCTCGCGATTGTCGATTATAAGAGCGGTTCGGCGCCGTCGGGCACCGCGGCGGCGGCGGGGCTCGACAACCAGCTCGGCCTGCTCGGGCTGATCGCCGAGGCGGGGCAGGCCGACGGACTCGACGCGGCGCCGGTCGGAGCCCTTGAATATTGGAGCCTGAAGCGCGACCGCGCGAAGGGCGAAGAGGGCAAGGTGTCGGCGACGCATGGTTCGCGGCGCGAGCTGAAGAGTGCCGAAGAAGCTGTCGAACGCGCGGCCGAAGCGCTCGCCGACCTGACGACACGCTTCCTGCTCGGCGCCGAACCCTTCGTTCCCGGCGATGCCGCGAAGCGGTACAGCGATTTCGATCAGCTGATGCGGCGCGACGAGTGGTTCGGGCGCGACGACGGGGGCGCGGCATGACGCGGCTGTTCGATCTCGATCCCGGCCAGAGCGCCGCCGCGAACCCCGACGATCATGTCTGGCTCGGCGCCTCGGCGGGCACGGGCAAGACGCAGGTGCTGTCGGCGCGGGTGCTGCGGCTGATGCTTGGCGGCGTGTCGCCCGAGGCGATCCTGTGCATCACCTTCACCAAGGCGGGGGCCGCCGAAATGGCGCACCGCATCCACGAGCGGCTGGCCCTGTGGGTGCGCATGGACGACGGCGATTTGCGGCTCGACCTGCGCGCATTGGGCGCCGATTGGGACGCGGCGGGGATCATCGATCGCGCGCGCTCCTTGTTCGCAACGGTGATCGACAGCCCCGGCGGCGCGATCCGGGTCCAGACGATCCACAGTTTCTGCCAGACCCTGCTTGCGAACTTTCCATTGGAAGCGAAAGTCCTGCCGGGGTTCCGTCCGCTGGAGGATAGCGAGGCGAGCGCGTTGCAGCGCGAGGTGCTGGGCAAATTGCTCGGGCAGAAGGATGGCGATGGCGATGCGATGCGCGGCGTAGCGGCGATGCTGGCGCGGCGGATGGGCCAGGATGCCGCGATCGCTTTTCTGGTGCGCTGCGCGGGCAGTTTCGGTGCCGCCAACCAGCCGCGCCTGTCCCCGAAGGCGGGCGATGTGCGCGACGCGCTGGGGCTGCCGCAGGGCGATCCGGCGGCCTTTCAGATTGCGGCGCTCGAGCACGGGCTGGTTGCCGATGCCGATATCGCGGCGGTCGCCGCAAGCGGGCGGGGATGGGGCACCAAGACCGGCGAGGCGCGCGCCGAACTGATGGGCGACTGGTCGCGCGTCGATGTGGCGACGCGCGGCGCGATGCTTGTCGCGCTGCGCGGCTGCTTTGTCACCGGCACCGGCGACCTGCGCGCCGACTTCGCCAAGGAAACGGGCAAGATGCACGATTGCCTCGGCGCCGCGACGCGGATCGTCGGGGCGGTCGATGCGCTGGTCGCGACTGCGGCGGCGATGGCGGTCGCCGACGACCTCACCGCGGCGTGGGATTTGGGGAGCCGCTTTGCCGAGGCCTATGCGCTCGCCAAGCGCGCAGCGGGGCTCGCCGATTTCGACGATCTGATCGGCATCGCGCTGCACCTGCTCGGGCGCGGCGATTTCGGCGACTGGGTGCGGTTCAAGCTCGACCAGCGTACCGACCATATTTTGGTCGACGAGGCGCAGGACACCAATGCGCGGCAGTGGGCGATCATCCTGTCATTGGCCGAGGAATTTTTTGCCGGGCAGGGCGCGAAGGACGAACGAGTCCGCACGATGTTCACCGTCGGCGACCGCAAGCAGGCGATTTTTGGTTTCCAGGGCACCGAGCCCGCGGCGTTCGAGGCGGCGCGGCTGCGCTTCAGTCAGCGCGCGGCTGAGGGCGAGCGGCCCTTCAAAGGTGTTGATCTGGTCACCAATTACCGATCGAGTCCCGCCGTGCTCGACGTGGTGGACCAATGGATCGCAGCAGGCGCGACCGAATTGATGGGGCTCGACAGCGGTGAAAAACAGCCGCTGCCTTTCAAGAGTGCGCATCCGGGGCGGGTCGAGCTGTGGCAGCCGCTGCCGGTGGGCAAGGCG is drawn from Sphingopyxis sp. OPL5 and contains these coding sequences:
- a CDS encoding aminoglycoside phosphotransferase family protein, translated to MIPPPHAPAFLAAHGWGDAQILPLAGDASFRRYFRVVGEGRQAVLMDAPPQQEDSRPFIAIAEYLCEQGLNAPTIIARDLEQGLLLIEDFGDVRLRETIDAAPQDEMAHYAGVTDLLVHLHAQPPMAGLPVHGLDQWIDEVMLFADWYCPALDIDVDRDAFRAAWEAALLPVEKDGLPRVTVLRDFHAENIMLVAGQTGVAHYGLLDFQDALIGHPAYDLASVLEDARRDVTPAVEAAMLARYQGATGTDIEHGYWALAAQRNTRILGVFVRLWKRDGKPGYRQFQPRMWGLLERDLAHPALAPVRAWFDENIPADKRAAAWEEFEA
- a CDS encoding nucleotidyltransferase family protein gives rise to the protein MTTKIESAMVMAAGLGKRMRPLTATRPKPLVRVAGKPLIDHSLDRIEAAGIPHVVVNVHYLADALEAHLAAQKRPFTIAISNERDRLLETGGGMMKALPQLTGDPILIVNSDNIWTDGPQDSIAQLARHWDEARMDALLLVIPQASATGHGGRGDFHMDPNGMLSRRRPARIAPFVYTGIQLVSRRLLVDAPAGPFSTNIFWDRAIAAGRLFGLSHMGRWFDVGTPASIAPTEAALTEV
- the tsaE gene encoding tRNA (adenosine(37)-N6)-threonylcarbamoyltransferase complex ATPase subunit type 1 TsaE, with product MSFRTDYSLAEAERIGAAIGLALIPGDVVLLSGDLGAGKTTLARAMLKARGLAGEAPSPTFAIVQPYAPPEVDLPIAHVDLYRIEDEDELIELGLDDYVHDGALLIEWPDRLGQTGWAGALALTISGSGDARVLTAAVPTSWGSRWPLR
- the addB gene encoding double-strand break repair protein AddB codes for the protein MADAKPTIFSIPVHRAFADALAAGLIARFADGALGLAEGLVLLPSNRARSAVQAAFVRAGGQGLLMPRLVVIGDADLDEEVALALDPIDESGILPPAIDPLRRRLMLAALIEKHQPAGEEAITGAAAFQLAEGLGRVIDQLHYEEVAPARLGEIAAVLGDLAQHWQASWARLRLLVEHWPAELKRAGMIDRAERRNRLLDRVSHGWRVALPARFVVAAGITTAAPAIVRLLRTVADMERGMVVLPGLDLGMAEEEWEALGPVAADPDNPARPLETHPQYHLKLLLGRMGVARGEVRTWEGVSAFDGPEARAGFVSLLFAPAAYTARWQDKTDLGAEIAGLSGAVFADDGQEAQGIALMMRAAVETPGRTAALVTPDRALAERVASALARWDIAVDDSAGRPLAKLPPGTLLLGLAELAARFDPVRLLTVLGHPLVRKGEARLAWLDQVRRLDLLLREPGLTPGWDGVSLRLALLTADSKARAHGAAAALHDWWGELVAGLGTHLAPLSAGTAVPPTTLLAALQAALGWLTGDAVWAGPAGRQLADLFDRWALAKGAGPALVMPGDFPAMLADLLGGESVRPPYGGHPRLFIWGLLEARLQRADVMILGGLDEGRWPQALSPDPWLAPGIRRLLGLAAPERQQGMAAHDFAGALAARKVVVTRAQRSGGDPAVASRFWLRLSALAGELPAAQIGGQVVTALTALLDVPPGDPHPAPRPAVVPPPEARPDKISVTGVDQLAHDPFAFYAAKILRLSALDPLSQGPDAKWFGTRVHKLLEDWQRAGMTEAALEAELAALAADPALDALARAFWLPRILPSLRWAAERVWAEREARWPVASEVKGAMVVDGIRLHGKADRIDQLADGSLAIVDYKSGSAPSGTAAAAGLDNQLGLLGLIAEAGQADGLDAAPVGALEYWSLKRDRAKGEEGKVSATHGSRRELKSAEEAVERAAEALADLTTRFLLGAEPFVPGDAAKRYSDFDQLMRRDEWFGRDDGGAA